In Aquimarina sp. TRL1, a single window of DNA contains:
- a CDS encoding tRNA-binding protein — protein sequence MENNLSWKEFIHVEMRVGTIISAEEFKEARNPAYKLIIDFGDYGTRKTSAQITDFYSPDQLIGRQVVAVINFPPKQIANMMSECLVLGAVNERKEVTLLHPDMKVKNGERIG from the coding sequence ATGGAAAATAATTTGAGCTGGAAAGAGTTTATACATGTGGAAATGAGAGTAGGAACTATTATCAGTGCAGAAGAATTTAAGGAAGCAAGAAATCCTGCTTATAAACTGATTATCGATTTTGGGGATTATGGGACAAGGAAAACATCTGCACAGATTACTGATTTTTATTCGCCGGATCAATTAATAGGAAGGCAGGTGGTGGCAGTTATTAATTTTCCGCCAAAACAAATTGCCAATATGATGAGCGAATGCCTCGTCTTGGGCGCTGTAAATGAGCGTAAAGAAGTAACATTATTACATCCGGATATGAAGGTAAAAAATGGAGAAAGGATTGGATGA
- a CDS encoding tetratricopeptide repeat protein, giving the protein MNKYITLVLFVVVLFTTTSSAQQSAIYTNDLVLFHQAMELYNNKQFLAAQNLFDKVKSEVKDENIQADCAYYIANCSVWLNQKGADTLMEDFVEEYPTSVKRNAAYLDVASYYFDHGKYAYARKWYDKVDTKNMSRSELEKYNFNNGYAYFKIQRFNEAKKYLNKVQDSEKYGAQAKYYLGFIAYEGDNYKEANELFDEVKDLKEYNKNLSYFQSDMNFKSGDFRGAIREGIAQLPTSKAAEKSELNKIIGESYFNLEEYEKAIPYLKAYKGRKGKWSNTDYYQLGYAFYKQKSYEEAISEFNKIVDGRNAISQNAYYHLAESYLRTDKKQQALHAFKNASEMNFEQQIKEDAAYNYAKLSYEIGNSYKTTPQVLLGYLKEYPNSEYKDEINELLISSYLTSKNYKEAMDLLERSRNFEDKKVYQKVAFYRAVELFNEGDYPMAIRYFDKSLSEQRDPVFTARAMYWKTECQYVLNDFEEALLGYKEFKSNSSASQLEEFRDIDYNLAYTYFKLKKYEQAAFYFDVFLKQGNADSVKEADSYLRMADCHFISRKYWPAMEAYNMAIKKGGADADYAHYQKAISYGFVNKNDRKIEDLLAFLNNYPNSVYKDDALYSLGNVYISEQKINKGIAAYNRIISETPKSSYVAKAMLKQGLVYYNENQGDNALSKFKKVVAKYPGTEEAVQAVNTARLIYVDMGRTDEYASWVKGLGFVNVSDEDLDNTVFEAAEKQFLENNESAAIHGFEKYLAQFPKGLHATKSHYHLAELLFKKKEKEATIPHYLYVLNQPRGEFTEQSLARLSQVYLEDRKYEEAIPVLERLENTGDYPQNIIFAQSNLMKSYYQLVNYRKTILYAEKVLSNPKIEKDVKNDAHLFIARAALQTADVSRARAAYKEVEKSATGELAAEALYYNAYFIHESGEYKASNEVIQKLAKEYSGYRLYGAKGLVLMAKNFYALKDAYQATYILESVITNFSELQDVVAEAKTTLQKIKAEESKTNSSIQTDQ; this is encoded by the coding sequence ATGAACAAATACATCACTTTGGTGCTTTTTGTGGTAGTCCTGTTTACTACTACTTCTTCAGCACAACAATCTGCCATTTATACCAATGATTTAGTTTTATTTCACCAGGCAATGGAACTGTACAATAATAAGCAGTTTCTGGCAGCTCAAAACCTGTTTGATAAGGTGAAAAGTGAAGTAAAAGACGAAAATATTCAGGCAGATTGTGCATACTATATAGCCAATTGTTCAGTGTGGTTGAATCAAAAAGGAGCTGATACATTAATGGAGGATTTTGTAGAAGAGTACCCTACCAGTGTTAAGCGAAATGCAGCATATCTAGACGTAGCTAGTTATTATTTTGACCATGGAAAATATGCCTATGCCAGAAAGTGGTATGATAAAGTAGATACCAAGAATATGAGTAGATCCGAATTGGAAAAATATAATTTCAATAATGGATATGCATATTTCAAAATTCAACGATTTAATGAAGCAAAAAAATACCTGAATAAAGTTCAGGATTCTGAAAAGTATGGAGCACAGGCAAAATATTATCTGGGATTTATAGCTTATGAAGGAGATAACTATAAGGAGGCAAACGAACTTTTTGATGAGGTGAAAGATTTAAAAGAATACAATAAGAATCTTTCATATTTCCAGAGTGATATGAATTTTAAATCGGGAGATTTTAGAGGTGCAATCAGAGAAGGAATCGCTCAATTACCGACCTCAAAAGCAGCTGAAAAATCGGAGCTTAACAAAATCATTGGCGAGAGTTATTTTAATTTGGAAGAATATGAGAAAGCTATTCCTTATCTCAAAGCTTATAAAGGAAGAAAAGGAAAATGGAGTAATACCGATTATTATCAGTTGGGATATGCATTTTACAAGCAAAAATCATATGAAGAAGCAATCTCAGAGTTTAATAAAATTGTCGATGGACGCAATGCCATTTCACAAAATGCATATTATCATTTGGCAGAATCATATCTGAGAACGGATAAGAAACAGCAGGCATTACATGCTTTTAAGAATGCATCAGAAATGAATTTTGAGCAACAAATAAAGGAAGATGCTGCTTATAATTATGCTAAATTGAGTTATGAGATAGGAAACTCTTATAAAACGACTCCACAAGTACTATTAGGATATTTAAAAGAATACCCGAATTCAGAATATAAAGATGAAATCAATGAGCTGTTGATAAGCTCTTATCTAACATCCAAAAATTATAAAGAAGCAATGGATCTGTTAGAAAGAAGCCGAAACTTTGAGGATAAGAAAGTATACCAAAAAGTAGCATTTTACAGAGCTGTTGAGCTATTCAATGAAGGCGACTATCCAATGGCGATACGTTATTTTGATAAATCATTATCAGAACAACGGGATCCTGTATTTACAGCCAGAGCGATGTATTGGAAAACGGAGTGTCAGTATGTTCTAAATGATTTTGAAGAAGCATTACTGGGATATAAAGAGTTTAAGTCCAATAGCAGCGCTTCTCAATTGGAGGAATTCAGAGATATAGATTATAATCTGGCATATACCTATTTTAAATTAAAAAAATACGAACAAGCGGCTTTTTATTTTGATGTATTTCTGAAACAAGGAAATGCAGATAGTGTAAAAGAAGCAGATAGTTATTTGAGAATGGCAGATTGTCATTTTATATCCAGAAAATACTGGCCCGCTATGGAAGCCTATAATATGGCAATTAAAAAAGGAGGAGCTGATGCAGATTATGCACATTATCAGAAAGCGATTAGTTATGGTTTTGTCAATAAGAATGATCGTAAAATTGAAGACCTGCTGGCGTTTCTGAATAACTATCCGAATTCAGTGTATAAAGATGATGCTTTGTATTCTTTAGGGAATGTGTATATCTCGGAGCAAAAGATTAACAAAGGAATTGCAGCTTATAACAGGATTATATCAGAAACCCCCAAAAGTTCATATGTGGCAAAAGCAATGCTAAAACAGGGATTGGTATACTATAATGAGAATCAGGGAGACAATGCGCTGTCTAAATTTAAAAAAGTGGTAGCAAAATATCCGGGAACAGAAGAAGCAGTCCAGGCAGTTAATACAGCTAGATTAATTTATGTTGATATGGGAAGAACAGATGAATATGCTTCCTGGGTAAAAGGTTTGGGGTTTGTGAATGTAAGTGATGAAGATCTGGATAATACTGTATTTGAAGCAGCAGAAAAACAGTTTCTAGAGAATAATGAGTCTGCTGCTATTCATGGATTTGAGAAATATTTAGCACAGTTTCCAAAAGGACTACACGCTACTAAAAGCCATTATCATCTGGCAGAGTTACTTTTTAAGAAAAAAGAAAAAGAGGCAACCATTCCTCATTACCTATACGTGCTAAATCAGCCTAGAGGTGAATTTACAGAGCAGTCTTTAGCCAGGCTTTCGCAGGTTTATCTAGAAGATAGAAAATATGAAGAAGCCATTCCGGTTCTAGAACGATTGGAAAATACAGGAGACTATCCCCAGAATATCATTTTTGCACAATCAAATCTGATGAAATCCTATTATCAATTAGTGAACTACAGAAAGACCATTTTGTATGCAGAAAAAGTGTTGTCTAACCCCAAAATAGAAAAAGATGTAAAAAATGATGCCCATTTATTTATAGCAAGAGCAGCTTTGCAAACAGCAGATGTGTCGAGAGCCAGAGCAGCTTATAAAGAAGTAGAAAAGAGTGCAACCGGAGAATTAGCCGCAGAAGCATTGTATTACAATGCGTATTTTATACATGAGTCAGGGGAGTACAAAGCATCGAATGAAGTCATTCAGAAACTGGCAAAAGAATATTCCGGTTACCGTTTATATGGGGCAAAGGGATTAGTACTCATGGCAAAGAATTTTTACGCATTAAAAGATGCATATCAGGCAACATATATCTTAGAAAGTGTAATTACTAATTTTTCAGAACTTCAGGATGTGGTAGCAGAAGCTAAAACAACCCTCCAAAAAATTAAAGCAGAAGAATCCAAAACGAATTCATCTATACAAACTGACCAATAA
- a CDS encoding M43 family zinc metalloprotease: MKKKITIVFFSLSCILISCSGDDSTIPEEDNNTSVGQDEIITIPVVVHVVNYAPEPFEISDDKIKSQIKVLNQDFRMKNEDLSKTPDEFKPFIADIKIEFKLATTSPEGQPTKGIIRTMGNVTGFDGKRDEGESIEDLALFFTDKGGQDAWPNDQYLNIWIAYFRDIDNQVVYAFSSAPGDDPRIDGIAIDPNAFGTLAPLQNGVHKGRTATHEIGHWLGLKHTYGTAFNCSSSDDVKDTPQQSRIYYGKPKHPQTSCGSNDMFMNFMNHADDDVMHMFTKGQKEKMRAIFNPGSPRRALYINIKNN; encoded by the coding sequence ATGAAAAAAAAGATAACTATTGTCTTTTTTAGCCTTAGTTGTATTCTCATTTCTTGTTCTGGCGATGATAGCACCATCCCTGAAGAAGACAACAATACATCTGTGGGGCAAGATGAAATAATTACCATTCCAGTAGTGGTACATGTAGTTAACTACGCTCCGGAACCTTTTGAAATAAGCGATGATAAAATCAAATCGCAAATCAAGGTTTTGAATCAGGATTTCAGAATGAAAAATGAAGATCTTTCTAAAACACCTGATGAATTCAAACCTTTTATTGCAGACATTAAAATAGAATTCAAATTGGCAACAACATCCCCGGAAGGACAACCTACTAAAGGAATCATCAGAACCATGGGAAATGTTACCGGCTTTGATGGAAAAAGAGATGAAGGGGAATCTATAGAAGATCTGGCACTTTTTTTTACGGATAAAGGAGGGCAAGATGCCTGGCCAAACGATCAGTACCTAAATATATGGATTGCTTATTTCAGGGATATAGATAATCAAGTAGTATATGCCTTCTCCAGTGCTCCTGGAGATGATCCGAGAATTGACGGAATTGCCATTGACCCCAATGCGTTTGGAACATTAGCTCCACTACAAAATGGTGTGCATAAAGGTCGAACTGCTACGCATGAAATCGGGCATTGGTTGGGACTTAAACACACTTATGGGACTGCATTCAACTGCTCATCTTCTGACGATGTCAAAGATACCCCACAACAATCCAGAATTTATTACGGTAAACCAAAACACCCTCAAACATCCTGTGGAAGCAATGATATGTTTATGAATTTCATGAATCATGCTGATGACGATGTCATGCATATGTTTACCAAAGGACAAAAAGAAAAAATGAGAGCTATTTTTAATCCGGGAAGCCCAAGAAGAGCACTGTATATTAATATCAAAAATAATTAG
- a CDS encoding O-antigen translocase — protein MSFSGIGTSVRFVADMIVTKVIALLLGTEGMALLGNLKNAVTSMKTIATLGLFDGVVQKVLVVKDDKEEMKALLSSAYFICFVVTMVLSAWLYFDPVFWNDVIFGKPYDFSYIFKQLGIALSFYGVNVLCTSIVKGFSKYKVYILLNMVGSLLGLFITLILVWEFRLEGAFIAIVLNPAISLFVTIVIISNQKNFAKLLWANRISKKYIKQLAPYAIIGILSGAIFPFVKINIRNQIASLYGMKTAGYWEAMQQISDHYWLFFIGSLTVYISTKLRVRYAKDTFRDVVEAYLKEIMPFVAGCFLIIFVFKKEIISFVLSVDFMPMEAVFKWQLIGDFLKMITLVFSYQLVARGWFMQYVVIELISVAIFYGSSVFLINEYSFVGGAMAYTLYAACTFLFTVLLFKDVFIIRKN, from the coding sequence ATGTCTTTTAGTGGGATTGGTACTTCTGTAAGGTTCGTTGCAGATATGATCGTCACTAAAGTAATAGCTCTTTTGCTTGGAACAGAAGGAATGGCTCTGTTAGGAAACCTAAAGAATGCGGTGACCTCTATGAAGACCATAGCTACTTTGGGATTGTTTGATGGGGTGGTCCAAAAAGTATTAGTAGTTAAAGATGATAAAGAAGAAATGAAAGCACTGTTATCCAGTGCATACTTCATTTGTTTTGTAGTTACGATGGTATTATCTGCCTGGTTGTACTTTGATCCTGTTTTTTGGAATGATGTAATTTTTGGGAAGCCATACGATTTCTCTTATATTTTTAAACAGCTTGGTATCGCATTATCATTCTATGGGGTTAATGTCTTGTGTACTTCTATTGTTAAAGGGTTTTCTAAATACAAAGTATATATATTACTCAACATGGTAGGGAGTCTTTTAGGACTGTTTATTACGCTTATATTGGTTTGGGAATTTCGATTAGAAGGAGCTTTTATAGCGATAGTGTTAAATCCTGCAATCTCATTATTTGTAACCATCGTAATTATATCGAATCAAAAGAATTTTGCAAAGCTCCTTTGGGCGAACAGAATTTCTAAAAAATATATCAAGCAATTAGCTCCTTATGCAATCATTGGGATTCTGTCAGGAGCTATCTTTCCTTTTGTGAAGATTAATATCAGAAATCAGATTGCATCCTTATACGGAATGAAAACCGCAGGGTATTGGGAAGCAATGCAGCAAATAAGTGATCACTATTGGTTGTTTTTTATAGGAAGTCTCACAGTGTATATCTCTACAAAGCTGAGAGTGCGTTATGCAAAAGATACTTTTAGAGATGTAGTAGAGGCGTATCTAAAAGAAATTATGCCTTTTGTCGCAGGTTGTTTTCTAATTATTTTTGTGTTCAAAAAAGAAATTATCTCATTCGTACTATCTGTTGATTTTATGCCGATGGAAGCTGTTTTTAAATGGCAGTTAATAGGGGATTTCTTAAAAATGATAACTCTTGTTTTTTCATATCAATTGGTTGCTAGAGGATGGTTTATGCAGTATGTTGTAATTGAACTGATTTCTGTAGCTATATTTTATGGGAGTAGTGTATTCTTAATAAACGAATATAGTTTTGTAGGAGGGGCAATGGCGTATACACTGTATGCAGCGTGTACCTTTCTTTTCACAGTATTACTGTTTAAAGATGTATTTATCATTCGAAAAAACTAA
- a CDS encoding TonB-dependent receptor codes for MIKNIHKIIALVGIGLMSSVGMAQEKEEETIGTERVVIVKAYTPTISDAFKIKSIPSVKDSVTQQKKELNYSIFSVPVASTFTPVKGKAAAIEKPKQAKLYDNYATLGFGNYTSVLAEFYSNFQLNRSDNMGVYLHHNSSQGGIDDLVLDDKFYNTFLDLNYTSRTRDVVYGIEAGGEHKLINWYGLPANSILTTAQIDGIEEQQSYYGVKIGAQLEIEDAMLKKGQLEYRFFGDAFNTSEHRLQIKPTFEFEVADEVITTKVIADYLGGSFERNRGSLSQIPNEYSVFNIGVAPSLIILRDHLSVQLGASVFYSMDIENSDNDFFIYPNITASYRVLEDAVIAYGGIEGGLSQNSYRDAVIKNPFVSPTLFLSPTSNQFDGYIGLKGKLSDMVTYNFRGSYISEMDKALLVNNPRTTLLLEGYDYGNSFSYRYDDMKTIKAFGEIGFAISNRFKLGASVTYFNYSMDREQEAWNLPEIESSLTMDYQITDQWSFGAQVFYVGERKELDHATLTIPSVAQSVVELDSFIDANINIGYRFNDRLSVFAKGNNLLGETYEKWINYPVQGIQVLGGATYKFDF; via the coding sequence ATGATTAAGAATATCCATAAAATAATAGCATTAGTAGGGATAGGGCTTATGAGTTCTGTTGGGATGGCACAAGAAAAAGAAGAAGAAACCATAGGTACAGAGCGGGTCGTGATCGTGAAGGCATATACTCCTACAATCAGTGATGCTTTTAAAATAAAATCAATACCCTCTGTAAAGGATTCGGTAACACAGCAAAAAAAAGAACTTAACTATAGTATTTTTTCAGTACCTGTCGCTTCTACTTTTACACCGGTAAAAGGAAAAGCTGCCGCGATAGAAAAACCAAAACAAGCCAAGTTGTATGATAATTACGCAACCCTTGGTTTTGGAAATTATACATCAGTATTGGCAGAATTTTATAGTAATTTCCAGTTAAATCGTTCTGATAATATGGGGGTGTATCTGCATCATAATTCCTCTCAGGGAGGAATTGATGACTTGGTGTTGGATGATAAGTTTTACAATACCTTTCTCGATCTGAATTATACTTCCAGAACCAGAGATGTGGTTTATGGAATTGAAGCAGGAGGAGAGCATAAATTAATAAACTGGTACGGACTTCCTGCAAATTCTATTCTAACAACAGCACAAATAGATGGAATAGAAGAACAACAAAGCTATTATGGAGTAAAAATAGGGGCTCAACTGGAAATAGAAGATGCCATGCTGAAAAAAGGACAACTAGAGTATCGTTTTTTTGGAGATGCATTTAATACTTCGGAACATCGTTTACAGATAAAACCAACATTCGAATTTGAGGTAGCAGATGAAGTAATCACCACCAAAGTAATAGCTGATTATTTAGGAGGAAGTTTCGAAAGGAATAGAGGTTCATTGTCACAAATACCGAATGAGTATAGTGTTTTTAATATTGGAGTAGCTCCAAGTTTAATTATATTGAGAGATCATCTGTCTGTGCAATTAGGAGCATCAGTATTCTATAGTATGGACATAGAAAACAGTGATAATGATTTCTTTATTTATCCTAATATTACGGCGTCCTATAGGGTGTTAGAAGACGCCGTTATTGCATATGGAGGAATCGAAGGAGGCTTATCTCAAAACTCATATAGAGATGCTGTTATAAAAAACCCATTTGTATCACCTACGTTGTTTTTATCTCCGACAAGTAATCAATTCGATGGATATATTGGTCTTAAAGGAAAATTGTCAGATATGGTTACTTATAACTTTAGAGGAAGTTATATATCAGAAATGGATAAAGCCCTTTTGGTAAATAATCCCAGAACAACGTTGTTACTAGAAGGGTATGATTACGGAAACTCCTTCTCATACCGATATGATGATATGAAGACAATAAAGGCATTTGGAGAAATAGGATTTGCTATCAGTAATAGATTTAAATTGGGAGCATCTGTAACGTATTTTAATTATTCTATGGACAGAGAACAAGAAGCATGGAACCTTCCGGAAATTGAATCTTCGTTAACGATGGATTATCAAATTACAGATCAATGGTCTTTTGGAGCGCAAGTTTTTTATGTAGGAGAGAGAAAAGAGTTGGATCATGCAACTTTGACAATTCCTTCAGTGGCACAATCTGTAGTAGAACTGGATAGCTTTATAGATGCAAATATTAATATAGGGTATAGATTCAATGATAGATTATCGGTATTTGCCAAAGGGAACAATCTTTTGGGAGAAACATATGAAAAGTGGATTAATTATCCAGTTCAGGGAATTCAAGTACTAGGAGGGGCAACCTATAAATTTGACTTTTAA
- a CDS encoding cell division ATP-binding protein FtsE translates to MPDSVLYLKNASIYQRENLILSEINVTINKGDFVYLIGKTGTGKSSFMKTLYGDIPLREGEGSIVDFDLRALKEKQIPFLRRKLGIVFQDFKLLNDRTVKENLLFILKATGWVDQKAMNSKIDEVLSKVDMKDSGNKFTYQLSGGEQQRVAIARALLNDPELILADEPTGNLDPQTSVEVMEVLQDINKQGNTILMATHDYALLLKYPSKTLKCDGNKVFEVVQRKG, encoded by the coding sequence ATGCCAGATTCGGTTCTTTATTTAAAAAATGCTTCTATATACCAACGAGAGAATTTAATCCTTTCTGAAATTAACGTGACAATTAACAAAGGGGATTTTGTGTATCTCATCGGAAAAACCGGAACTGGTAAAAGTAGTTTTATGAAAACTTTGTATGGGGATATTCCTCTACGGGAAGGAGAAGGAAGTATTGTTGATTTTGATCTGAGAGCATTAAAAGAAAAACAAATTCCTTTTTTGAGAAGAAAACTAGGGATTGTTTTTCAGGATTTCAAACTCCTGAATGATCGTACCGTAAAAGAGAATCTTTTGTTTATTCTCAAAGCTACTGGATGGGTGGATCAAAAAGCGATGAATAGTAAAATAGATGAAGTCTTAAGCAAAGTAGACATGAAGGACTCAGGAAACAAGTTCACTTATCAATTATCCGGAGGGGAGCAACAACGCGTAGCTATTGCAAGAGCTTTGCTAAACGATCCCGAATTAATTCTTGCGGATGAACCCACCGGGAATTTAGATCCTCAAACCTCTGTAGAAGTAATGGAGGTATTGCAGGACATCAATAAACAGGGGAATACAATATTGATGGCCACCCATGATTATGCTTTGCTGTTAAAATACCCTTCCAAAACATTAAAATGCGATGGAAATAAGGTATTTGAAGTAGTTCAAAGAAAAGGTTAG
- a CDS encoding uroporphyrinogen decarboxylase has protein sequence MEETMLVDIVGYFASFMVLISFLMKNIKTLRLVNSIGCIAFIVYGVLLNWSLPIIITNAAIVLINIYYLFVKKA, from the coding sequence ATGGAAGAAACTATGTTGGTTGATATTGTGGGGTATTTTGCTTCATTTATGGTCTTAATATCATTTTTGATGAAAAACATAAAAACCTTACGATTGGTTAATTCTATTGGCTGTATAGCGTTTATTGTCTATGGGGTTTTGTTGAATTGGTCATTGCCTATTATAATAACCAATGCTGCAATTGTGCTGATTAATATTTATTACCTTTTTGTTAAGAAAGCATAA
- a CDS encoding amidohydrolase, with protein MKKIMGLLLGGLSLVACKQEKEKVDLLVYNANIHTVDSLLPKATAFAVKEGKFIAVGASHDIQEKYHGIQQLDVKGKTIVPGLIDAHCHFYGLGMQQQNVDLVGTKSFDEVVERVVAFQKKKQVKFIRGRGWDQNDWEVKEYPTKAIFDSLFPNIPVVITRVDGHAMLVNQAALDLAKITKDTKVSGGEIVLKDGALTGVLIDNPMSLIEAIIPKPSSKEQAQGLKEAEAINFSYGLTTVDDAGLAPEVIQLIDSLQKTKELKIRIYAMISNTPEYVATYLKKGPYRTDVLNVSSFKVYGDGALGSRGAVLKKPYTDQENHYGAMVIGVAEFKKLARKLAASPFQMNTHAIGDSANAVVMNTYYEVLKGKKNRRWRVEHAQVVDSLEFDILDDNLIMSVQPTHATSDMYWAEHRLGTHRIKGAYAYKTLLNKTGKLALGTDYPVEQVNPFYTFYAAVARKDLQQYPKEGFYKNEALTREEALKGMTLWAAYSNFEEYEKGSITQGKFADFVILNQDIMSITEDEIPDTKVMSTYLGGEKVY; from the coding sequence ATGAAAAAAATAATGGGGCTTCTTTTGGGAGGTTTATCACTGGTAGCATGCAAACAAGAGAAAGAAAAAGTTGATTTACTAGTTTATAATGCCAATATCCATACAGTTGATTCATTGCTTCCCAAAGCAACAGCTTTTGCAGTAAAAGAAGGTAAGTTTATTGCTGTTGGCGCAAGTCATGATATTCAGGAAAAATACCATGGGATACAGCAATTAGATGTCAAAGGAAAAACGATTGTTCCAGGGCTAATAGATGCACATTGTCATTTTTATGGATTGGGGATGCAGCAGCAAAATGTCGATTTGGTGGGAACCAAAAGTTTTGATGAGGTGGTTGAGCGGGTAGTAGCTTTTCAAAAGAAAAAACAAGTAAAATTTATTAGGGGAAGAGGATGGGATCAGAATGATTGGGAAGTGAAGGAGTATCCGACCAAAGCAATTTTTGATAGCTTGTTTCCAAATATCCCAGTAGTTATCACTAGAGTGGATGGTCATGCTATGCTAGTCAATCAGGCGGCTCTCGATTTGGCAAAAATCACAAAAGACACCAAGGTGTCAGGAGGTGAAATAGTTTTGAAAGACGGAGCGCTAACAGGAGTATTGATCGATAATCCAATGAGTCTTATAGAAGCAATTATTCCCAAACCCAGTAGTAAGGAACAAGCTCAAGGGTTAAAAGAAGCAGAAGCAATTAACTTTAGTTATGGCTTAACTACCGTAGATGATGCAGGGCTGGCACCTGAAGTTATTCAGCTAATAGATAGCTTGCAAAAAACAAAAGAATTGAAGATACGAATCTATGCAATGATTAGTAATACTCCGGAATATGTGGCAACTTATCTAAAAAAAGGACCTTATCGGACGGATGTCCTAAACGTATCGTCTTTTAAAGTATATGGAGATGGTGCTTTGGGATCGAGAGGAGCAGTACTTAAGAAACCATATACTGATCAGGAAAACCATTATGGAGCTATGGTAATCGGAGTTGCCGAGTTCAAAAAATTAGCTCGGAAATTAGCTGCTTCTCCTTTTCAGATGAATACTCATGCTATTGGAGACTCAGCAAATGCAGTGGTAATGAATACCTATTATGAAGTACTGAAAGGGAAGAAAAATCGCCGATGGAGAGTAGAGCATGCACAGGTAGTTGATTCATTAGAGTTTGATATATTAGATGATAATTTAATTATGAGTGTACAGCCAACTCATGCTACCAGTGATATGTACTGGGCAGAGCATAGGTTGGGGACGCATAGAATTAAAGGAGCATATGCTTATAAAACACTTCTTAATAAAACGGGAAAACTAGCCTTAGGAACCGATTACCCGGTAGAACAGGTGAATCCATTTTATACTTTTTATGCAGCGGTAGCAAGAAAAGATTTGCAACAATATCCAAAAGAAGGGTTTTATAAAAATGAAGCCTTGACCAGAGAAGAAGCCTTGAAGGGCATGACATTATGGGCAGCGTATAGCAATTTTGAAGAATACGAAAAAGGAAGTATTACGCAAGGGAAATTTGCTGATTTTGTAATTCTCAATCAGGATATTATGTCGATAACTGAAGATGAAATCCCTGATACAAAGGTGATGTCAACATATTTAGGAGGGGAGAAAGTGTATTGA